In Paracoccus aerodenitrificans, the following are encoded in one genomic region:
- a CDS encoding extracellular solute-binding protein has translation MRIFKKPNESAIRSMFTVGFLACAAVAAMPLTSLGEPAHGIAMYGEPALPEGFSHLPYANPDAPAGGTIRLAESGSYDSLNPWVLRGNPAWPIFTMPGVVAESLMLRSLDEPFTLYGLLAETVETDPDRNWVEFTLRPEARFSDGTPVTIEDVMWSYETLGTQGHPRYRGAWSKVEKMEQTGENSIRFTFNVRDRELALLMGMRPVLKKAQWEGKDFATPGMEPPIGSGPYIIERADPGRSLTLRKNPDWWGKDLPVNQGLHNLDTVIYEYFGDNNAMFEAFKAGDIDVWRELDITSWQNEFDFQRAVSGEIVQSEIPNNRPSGIMGLVMNTREPLFADWRVRQAMIEAFNWKFINDTLSGGQEKRITSYFANSSLAMQPGAPAEGRVRELLEPYADQLLPGALDGYALPEGSEQPVDRRSMRRAIGLLEDAGWTVKDGVMTNADGQTFTFDILLNQSGSAMSTASEMQQMADIFVQALGNMGIQARVTMLDSAQYIERTNSYNFDMTWYDRALSLSPGNEQLLYWGSGGVTAPGTRNFMGIASPPLEAIIFEMVNAKGPENFTAAVRALDRMLTTGRYVIPAGYSPVSLLAHEATLKFPDTIPVYGDYPGFLPETWWREDAAQ, from the coding sequence ATGCGAATCTTCAAAAAACCTAACGAATCCGCGATCAGAAGCATGTTTACGGTCGGTTTCCTAGCATGTGCCGCTGTTGCAGCGATGCCGCTGACAAGCCTTGGCGAGCCCGCTCATGGCATCGCGATGTATGGCGAACCCGCGCTGCCGGAAGGATTTTCTCATCTGCCTTATGCGAATCCGGACGCCCCGGCAGGCGGAACGATTCGTTTGGCCGAATCGGGCAGTTATGACTCGCTGAACCCCTGGGTCCTCCGCGGAAACCCGGCCTGGCCGATTTTCACCATGCCCGGCGTGGTCGCGGAATCGCTGATGCTGCGTTCCCTGGACGAACCTTTCACGCTTTACGGCCTGCTGGCCGAAACCGTCGAAACCGACCCTGATCGGAACTGGGTCGAATTCACCCTGCGCCCCGAAGCGCGGTTCTCGGACGGCACTCCGGTGACCATCGAGGATGTGATGTGGTCCTATGAAACTCTCGGAACACAGGGCCATCCCCGGTATCGCGGCGCATGGTCCAAGGTCGAGAAAATGGAGCAGACCGGCGAGAACAGCATCCGCTTCACCTTTAATGTCCGGGATCGAGAGCTTGCCCTGCTGATGGGCATGCGCCCGGTCCTCAAGAAGGCCCAATGGGAGGGCAAGGACTTCGCCACGCCGGGAATGGAGCCGCCGATCGGGTCCGGTCCCTATATCATCGAACGCGCCGACCCCGGCCGCTCTCTGACGCTGCGCAAGAACCCGGACTGGTGGGGCAAGGATTTGCCGGTGAATCAGGGGCTGCATAATCTCGATACCGTCATTTATGAATATTTCGGCGACAACAATGCGATGTTCGAGGCCTTCAAGGCAGGCGATATCGATGTCTGGCGCGAGCTGGATATTACAAGCTGGCAGAACGAGTTCGATTTTCAGCGTGCCGTCTCGGGTGAGATCGTTCAGTCCGAAATCCCCAATAACCGGCCGTCCGGTATCATGGGGCTGGTCATGAATACGCGAGAGCCGCTTTTCGCCGACTGGCGGGTGCGGCAGGCGATGATCGAGGCGTTCAACTGGAAATTCATCAACGACACGCTGAGCGGAGGACAGGAAAAGCGGATCACCTCGTATTTCGCGAATTCCTCATTGGCGATGCAGCCCGGTGCGCCAGCCGAGGGCCGTGTGCGCGAGCTTCTGGAACCCTATGCGGATCAGTTGCTGCCGGGAGCACTGGATGGCTACGCCCTGCCCGAAGGATCGGAACAGCCGGTCGACCGCCGCAGCATGCGCCGTGCCATCGGCCTGCTGGAAGATGCGGGCTGGACGGTCAAAGACGGCGTCATGACCAATGCCGATGGCCAGACCTTCACCTTCGACATTCTGCTGAACCAGTCGGGAAGCGCCATGTCCACCGCCTCGGAAATGCAGCAAATGGCGGATATTTTCGTTCAGGCGCTTGGGAATATGGGCATTCAGGCGCGTGTCACCATGCTGGACAGTGCGCAATATATCGAACGGACCAACAGCTATAATTTCGACATGACCTGGTATGATCGCGCCTTGTCGCTGTCGCCGGGGAATGAGCAGCTTCTTTACTGGGGCTCTGGCGGGGTGACGGCACCGGGGACGCGGAACTTCATGGGCATCGCCTCGCCGCCTCTGGAAGCAATCATCTTTGAGATGGTCAATGCAAAGGGTCCCGAAAACTTCACCGCCGCCGTGCGGGCGCTTGACCGGATGCTGACGACGGGGCGCTATGTTATCCCGGCAGGATATTCGCCGGTCAGCCTGCTGGCGCATGAGGCCACGCTGAAATTTCCCGACACGATCCCCGTTTATGGCGATTACCCCGGCTTCCTTCCCGAAACATGGTGGCGCGAAGATGCTGCACAATAA
- a CDS encoding 3-hydroxybutyrate dehydrogenase: MFENLLKGKTAVVTGSNSGIGLGIAREFARAGADVVLNSYSDDDADHKLAEEIAAEFGITARYIQADMSKGDQCRALIEKAGSCDILVNNAGIQHIAPIPDFPQDKWDAIIAINMSSAFHTTAAALPKMRAAGWGRIVNIASAHGLTASPFKSAYVTAKHGVVGLTKVTALETAQEPITANAICPGYVLTPLVEAQIPDTMKEYDMSREDVIKNVMLERQPSKEFATVEQMGGTAVFLCSDAAAQITGTTISVDGGWTAL, translated from the coding sequence ATGTTCGAGAATCTACTGAAGGGCAAGACGGCGGTCGTGACCGGATCCAATTCCGGCATCGGTCTGGGGATCGCACGCGAGTTCGCCCGCGCGGGCGCTGATGTCGTGCTGAACAGCTATTCAGACGATGATGCCGATCACAAGCTGGCCGAAGAGATCGCGGCCGAGTTCGGTATTACCGCACGCTATATCCAGGCAGATATGTCGAAGGGAGACCAGTGCCGGGCGTTGATCGAGAAGGCCGGGTCCTGCGACATTCTGGTGAATAACGCGGGCATCCAGCATATCGCGCCGATCCCCGATTTTCCGCAGGATAAATGGGACGCGATCATCGCGATCAACATGTCCTCGGCGTTTCATACCACCGCAGCGGCTCTGCCGAAGATGCGTGCAGCGGGTTGGGGCCGGATCGTGAATATCGCCTCGGCGCACGGGCTGACCGCGTCGCCCTTCAAATCGGCCTATGTCACCGCGAAACACGGTGTGGTCGGGCTGACCAAGGTGACCGCGCTTGAAACCGCGCAGGAACCGATCACCGCCAATGCGATCTGCCCGGGCTACGTGCTGACCCCGCTTGTCGAAGCCCAGATCCCCGACACGATGAAGGAATACGACATGTCCCGCGAGGACGTGATCAAGAACGTCATGCTTGAGCGGCAGCCGTCGAAGGAATTCGCCACGGTTGAGCAAATGGGCGGCACGGCGGTTTTCCTGTGCTCGGACGCGGCGGCGCAGATCACGGGAACCACGATCAGCGTCGATGGCGGCTGGACCGCGCTGTAA
- a CDS encoding LysR substrate-binding domain-containing protein, translating to MEIPPLAALRVFDAACRQLSFTRAAEMLGMTQAAVSYQIKLLEERLGGQLFLRKPKGLELTELGRRYAGPTSDAFDLLREAFSGQSDQPETMSISTMTTVGSNWLSHRLGRFQMQHPELAVRLETDDKLTDFARQDIDVSLRYGMGKWDGLIAHELFPSELTPVMTPAYLEQHGPLRSPEDLIPLRWLNNTHRGWEEWLAMNGVPRYSCIFERRLELQAQSHLGRAVLAGDGIALLNPRFFRIELTTGTLVQPFRSCWRGEKSYWLVYPPARRNRPAIKAFRRFLQDEVEAENRWLAEWQKTDALSA from the coding sequence ATGGAAATCCCGCCCCTTGCCGCGCTGCGCGTCTTTGACGCCGCCTGCCGTCAGCTTAGCTTCACCCGCGCGGCGGAAATGCTTGGCATGACACAGGCTGCCGTCAGCTATCAGATCAAGCTGCTGGAAGAACGTCTCGGCGGACAGCTTTTCCTGCGCAAGCCGAAAGGGCTGGAACTGACCGAGTTGGGCCGCCGCTATGCCGGGCCGACCTCGGATGCGTTCGATCTGCTGCGAGAGGCGTTTTCCGGACAAAGCGATCAGCCCGAAACCATGTCAATTTCGACGATGACCACGGTCGGAAGCAACTGGCTGTCCCACCGTCTGGGCCGGTTTCAGATGCAGCATCCCGAACTTGCCGTACGGCTGGAAACGGATGACAAGCTGACCGATTTCGCACGGCAGGATATCGACGTCTCGCTACGCTATGGGATGGGCAAATGGGACGGGCTGATCGCGCATGAGTTGTTCCCATCCGAGCTGACGCCTGTGATGACGCCCGCATATCTGGAACAGCACGGCCCGCTCCGCAGCCCCGAAGATCTTATTCCGCTTCGCTGGCTGAACAACACGCATCGCGGATGGGAAGAATGGCTGGCGATGAATGGTGTCCCGAGATATTCGTGCATTTTTGAACGCCGCCTCGAATTGCAGGCGCAGTCTCATCTGGGCCGAGCGGTTCTGGCGGGGGACGGCATCGCCCTGCTCAACCCGCGATTCTTCCGGATTGAGTTGACCACAGGGACACTGGTTCAGCCATTCAGATCATGCTGGCGCGGTGAGAAAAGCTATTGGCTTGTCTATCCGCCCGCGCGCCGAAACCGTCCTGCAATCAAGGCATTCCGTCGCTTTCTTCAGGATGAGGTCGAAGCCGAAAACCGCTGGCTTGCCGAGTGGCAGAAGACAGACGCGCTATCTGCGTAA
- a CDS encoding host attachment family protein, which produces MLDHNALVVVADGHQARLFRNTAKQGLELSEIEQLTPKNLADEGSGAAPQERSPKDEDEATFAKQLSERLNRIALRHKAEQVVVIADPSTLGTMRKHYHKELEAMLVKELAKDLTHASAQDVEKALS; this is translated from the coding sequence ATGCTGGATCATAACGCACTTGTTGTCGTCGCTGACGGCCATCAGGCACGGCTTTTCCGGAACACGGCGAAGCAGGGTCTGGAGCTGTCCGAGATCGAGCAGCTGACACCGAAAAACCTTGCCGATGAGGGCTCTGGCGCGGCCCCGCAAGAGCGTTCTCCGAAGGATGAGGACGAGGCCACCTTCGCCAAGCAGCTTTCCGAGCGGCTCAACCGCATCGCCCTGCGTCATAAGGCCGAGCAGGTTGTGGTGATTGCGGACCCCTCGACACTTGGGACGATGCGCAAGCATTATCACAAGGAGCTGGAGGCGATGCTGGTGAAGGAACTCGCAAAGGATCTGACGCATGCCTCGGCGCAGGATGTCGAGAAGGCGCTTTCCTGA
- a CDS encoding pyridoxal phosphate-dependent aminotransferase → MSFLSDAIARIKPSPTVAMTDRVAELRAEGRDIIGLSAGEPDFDTPEHIREAAKAAIDAGHTRYTAVDGMAALKQAIADKFQRENGLDYTPDQISVGTGGKQILFNALLATINPGDEVIIPAPYWVSYPDIVALAGGVPVIVPCPAETGFRLDPEALRQAISPRTKWLILNSPSNPSGAALDATQMRALTDILLEFPHVWVLADDIYEHLVFDGFQFATPAQVEPRLKDRILTMNGVSKAYAMTGWRIGYGAGPRELIRAMAKLQSQSTSNPCTISQYAALAALTGPQDYIQTSREAFQRRRDLVVEGLNACPGLECATPQGAFYVYPSVAGLIGRRSAAGTLIANDEDFANALLDETGVAIVFGAAFGLSPHFRVSYAASDDTLREAIRRIRTFCEGCQEP, encoded by the coding sequence ATGAGCTTCCTTTCAGACGCTATCGCCCGGATCAAGCCCTCTCCGACCGTCGCCATGACCGACCGCGTTGCCGAATTGCGGGCAGAGGGGCGCGACATTATCGGGCTTTCGGCCGGAGAACCGGATTTCGACACGCCCGAACATATCCGCGAAGCAGCGAAGGCGGCGATTGATGCCGGTCACACGCGCTATACCGCCGTGGACGGGATGGCTGCGCTGAAACAGGCGATTGCTGACAAGTTTCAGCGCGAGAACGGGCTGGATTATACGCCCGACCAGATCAGCGTCGGAACTGGTGGCAAGCAGATCCTGTTCAATGCCCTTCTGGCCACGATCAATCCCGGCGATGAGGTGATCATTCCCGCGCCCTACTGGGTCAGCTATCCGGATATCGTGGCCCTTGCCGGAGGTGTCCCGGTGATCGTCCCCTGCCCGGCCGAAACAGGGTTCAGGCTGGACCCCGAGGCGCTGAGACAGGCAATCTCGCCACGGACCAAATGGCTGATCCTGAATTCACCCTCTAACCCGTCAGGCGCGGCGCTTGATGCCACGCAGATGCGGGCGCTGACCGATATATTGCTGGAATTTCCACATGTCTGGGTTCTCGCGGACGATATTTACGAACATCTTGTATTCGATGGCTTCCAGTTCGCGACGCCCGCTCAGGTCGAGCCCCGGCTGAAAGATCGCATCCTGACCATGAACGGTGTCAGCAAGGCCTATGCGATGACCGGCTGGCGCATCGGATACGGAGCCGGTCCGCGCGAGTTGATCCGGGCGATGGCGAAGCTTCAGTCGCAATCCACCTCGAACCCCTGCACGATCAGCCAATATGCGGCGCTTGCAGCCCTGACCGGCCCTCAGGACTATATCCAGACCTCGCGCGAGGCGTTTCAAAGACGACGCGATCTGGTGGTGGAAGGGCTGAATGCCTGTCCGGGGCTGGAATGCGCGACGCCTCAGGGGGCGTTCTATGTCTACCCCTCGGTTGCCGGGCTGATCGGCAGGCGATCTGCCGCAGGCACTCTCATCGCGAATGATGAGGACTTCGCCAACGCGCTGCTTGACGAAACCGGGGTGGCGATCGTCTTCGGCGCGGCCTTTGGGCTATCGCCGCATTTCCGCGTCAGCTATGCCGCCAGCGACGATACATTGCGCGAGGCAATCCGCCGGATCAGAACATTCTGCGAGGGGTGTCAGGAACCCTGA
- a CDS encoding succinate dehydrogenase assembly factor 2: MMETPETRLKRLRMRSWRRGMKEMDLILGPFADTRLPDLPDDLLTQYEMVMSENDQDLYRWIVARSRGETAGPQEISAVLDVISQAAFGRFSADTEHFTNKPQK, encoded by the coding sequence ATGATGGAAACCCCCGAAACCCGCCTGAAGCGGCTGCGGATGCGAAGCTGGCGGCGCGGGATGAAAGAGATGGACCTGATTCTCGGCCCTTTCGCGGATACCAGACTGCCGGATCTGCCCGATGATCTGCTGACGCAATATGAAATGGTCATGTCCGAGAACGATCAGGATCTGTATCGCTGGATCGTCGCCCGGTCGCGCGGCGAAACGGCAGGCCCGCAAGAGATTTCCGCTGTGCTGGATGTGATTTCGCAGGCGGCTTTCGGCCGGTTTTCCGCCGATACAGAGCATTTTACGAATAAGCCGCAGAAATAG
- a CDS encoding MarR family winged helix-turn-helix transcriptional regulator has product MMTAAQKKTDSEAEIDQVEEYFLCLQMLERLHRLMLDLIKDDFERVGRLDLTPVQALLLYNLGESEVSAGELRSRGMYQGSNVSYNLKKLVGMGYVHHERSDQDRRSVRVRLTDEGQAIRDQIGELFARHAEDLVATGIFDDPPLHRVNLQWRRIERYWSEQIRYIY; this is encoded by the coding sequence ATGATGACAGCCGCCCAGAAAAAGACGGACAGCGAAGCCGAAATCGACCAGGTTGAGGAATATTTTCTTTGCCTGCAAATGCTTGAACGCCTTCACCGGCTGATGCTCGATCTGATCAAGGATGATTTCGAACGGGTGGGTCGGCTTGACCTGACCCCGGTGCAGGCGCTGCTTCTGTATAATCTGGGCGAATCCGAGGTGTCGGCGGGCGAATTGCGGTCGCGCGGCATGTATCAGGGCTCGAATGTGTCCTATAATCTCAAGAAACTGGTCGGGATGGGCTATGTTCATCATGAACGCAGTGATCAGGACCGACGCTCGGTCCGGGTCCGGCTGACCGACGAAGGTCAGGCGATCCGCGACCAGATCGGAGAGCTTTTTGCCCGCCACGCCGAAGACCTGGTGGCCACAGGCATATTCGACGATCCACCCTTGCATCGCGTCAACCTGCAATGGCGGCGGATCGAGAGATATTGGAGCGAGCAGATAAGATATATCTACTGA
- a CDS encoding VOC family protein: MALRYLHTMVRVKDLDKTMDFFRLLGLEETKRTENERGRFTLVFMAPPGQEDCPVELTYNWDGDEGLPSDSRHFGHLAYRVDNIYEMCQKLMDAGVTINRPPRDGHMAFVRSPDNISIELLQDGHLDPQEPWASMENTGHW, from the coding sequence ATGGCGCTGCGCTATCTGCACACAATGGTACGCGTGAAGGATCTGGATAAGACAATGGATTTCTTTCGCCTGCTTGGGCTTGAGGAAACCAAGCGGACAGAAAATGAAAGGGGCCGGTTCACGCTGGTTTTCATGGCCCCTCCGGGACAGGAGGATTGCCCGGTAGAACTGACCTATAACTGGGATGGCGATGAGGGGCTTCCCTCGGACAGCCGGCATTTCGGTCATCTGGCGTATCGCGTCGATAATATTTACGAGATGTGCCAGAAGCTTATGGATGCGGGCGTGACGATCAACAGGCCGCCGCGCGACGGGCATATGGCCTTTGTCCGCAGTCCCGACAATATCTCTATCGAGCTGCTTCAGGACGGACATCTCGATCCGCAGGAGCCCTGGGCGAGCATGGAAAACACCGGCCATTGGTGA